From Vitis vinifera cultivar Pinot Noir 40024 chromosome 5, ASM3070453v1, the proteins below share one genomic window:
- the LOC100249843 gene encoding oil body-associated protein 1A, with product MSTHPEVPGEPTHTTTALLETATSAIQGFGPINKIHQHLCAFHFYGHDMTRQVEAHHFCAHQNEEMRQCLIYDGPEADAKLIGLEYIISENLFMTLPDMEKPLWHSHEFEVKSGVLFMPRMPALVERQDLEKVCKTYGKTIHFWQVDRGDNLPLGLPQIMMALSRDGQLDEKLARDCEKRFGVIFDKERENRAYMKGPEHGIHPLANGAGTGLQTKLREVDCKPTESVPRVFV from the exons ATGTCGACTCATCCTGAAGTTCCCGGCGAGCCCACTCATACCACCACCGCCCTTCTCGAGACAGCCACATCTGCCATCCAAGGATTCGGCCCTATCAACAAAATTCACCAACACCTCTGCGC GTTCCATTTCTATGGCCATGACATGACGCGGCAAGTGGAAGCGCATCACTTCTGCGCGCACCAGAACGAGGAGATGCGGCAGTGCCTGATATATGATGGTCCGGAGGCAGACGCTAAGCTTATTGGGTTGGAATACATCATATCCGAGAATCTTTTCATGACGCTACCCGATATGGAGAAGCCGCTGTGGCACTCTCACGAGTTTGAGGTGAAGAGCGGCGTGCTTTTCATGCCCAGGATGCCGGCACTGGTGGAGAGGCAGGACCTGGAGAAGGTGTGCAAGACGTATGGGAAGACAATTCACTTCTGGCAGGTTGACAGAGGTGATAATCTCCCTCTTGGTCTCCCTCAGATCATGATGGCGCTCTCTAGGGATGGCCAGCTTGATGAAAAATTGGCACGTG ATTGTGAGAAGCGCTTTGGAGTGATATTTGATAAGGAGAGGGAGAACAGAGCGTACATGAAAGGCCCAGAGCACGGCATACATccattggcaaatggtgcaggGACGGGGCTCCAGACGAAGCTGAGAGAGGTTGATTGCAAGCCCACAGAGTCTGTTCCTAGGGTTTTTGTGTGA